One genomic window of Planctomycetaceae bacterium includes the following:
- the galE gene encoding UDP-glucose 4-epimerase GalE: MNVLLTGGAGYIGSHVLRALKTAGHACVIVDNLVNGNAAAVAGETLIEADIADGAALRRAMREHRVEAVIHLAAFIEAGESVGNPGKYFQNNTLIGLTLLEAMRDCDVNRLVFSSTAAVYGTPDRVPIVESDPLRPINPYGASKLCVELMLQGYAAAYGMGFVALRYFNVAGADPAGDIGEAHRSETHLIPLVLQTALGRREQIGIFGDDYDTPDGTCIRDYIHVCDLAAAHVLAAGAIEGGAVKVYNLGNGEGFSVKQVIDTCRRVTGKPIAALVSPRRPGDPSRLVASSAAAMAELGWKPQYPALETIVQDAWRWHSRHPAGY; the protein is encoded by the coding sequence ATGAATGTTCTGCTGACAGGCGGAGCCGGATACATCGGCTCACATGTATTGCGGGCCCTCAAAACTGCCGGCCATGCCTGCGTCATCGTCGACAATCTTGTCAACGGAAACGCCGCTGCCGTGGCGGGCGAGACGCTGATCGAGGCCGATATCGCCGATGGAGCGGCCCTGCGCCGCGCGATGCGCGAGCACCGCGTCGAGGCGGTCATCCACCTTGCGGCGTTCATCGAGGCGGGCGAATCGGTGGGCAATCCGGGCAAGTATTTTCAGAACAACACGCTCATCGGGCTGACGCTGCTGGAGGCGATGCGCGACTGCGACGTCAATCGCCTGGTGTTCAGCTCGACGGCCGCTGTGTACGGGACGCCCGACCGCGTGCCGATCGTCGAGAGCGACCCGCTGCGCCCGATCAATCCGTACGGGGCCAGCAAGCTCTGCGTCGAGTTGATGCTGCAGGGCTACGCGGCTGCGTATGGGATGGGCTTCGTGGCGCTGCGGTATTTCAATGTGGCCGGGGCCGACCCCGCCGGCGACATTGGCGAGGCCCACCGCAGCGAAACACACCTGATCCCGCTGGTGCTGCAGACGGCCCTGGGGCGGCGCGAGCAGATCGGCATCTTCGGCGACGACTACGACACGCCCGACGGCACGTGCATCCGCGACTATATCCACGTCTGCGACCTTGCGGCCGCGCACGTGCTGGCCGCCGGCGCCATCGAGGGCGGCGCAGTGAAAGTCTACAACCTGGGTAACGGCGAAGGCTTCTCTGTCAAGCAGGTGATCGACACCTGCCGGCGCGTGACGGGCAAACCCATCGCCGCTCTCGTCAGCCCGCGCCGCCCCGGCGACCCGTCGCGCCTGGTGGCCTCAAGCGCCGCGGCGATGGCGGAACTTGGCTGGAAGCCGCAATACCCCGCCCTGGAGACGATCGTGCAGGACGCCTGGCGGTGGCACAGCCGCCATCCGGCAGGTTACTGA